In the genome of Hippoglossus hippoglossus isolate fHipHip1 chromosome 12, fHipHip1.pri, whole genome shotgun sequence, one region contains:
- the LOC117771322 gene encoding UDP-glucuronosyltransferase 2A1-like isoform X2 yields the protein MMQLFRPPLLFPAVLVLLHQLAPADGGHVLVFPGEYSHWLNMRNILDELVRRNHSVTVLISEASPSVDYNNSQYAAKFNFLVYKVPFSKSELHGFTEELIHFSIFEWHRSSMLKKFLWSHDWATRSMDLIIRQCDSMFKNEQLMATLRDSEFDAVLVDPMMICGDLVADILDLPLIISMRLSFGGVMERHCGHAVAPPSYVPAAPLPYSDHMTFVERLINTVMYVSLSVMTEALWRIKLDKYYTEIKGSPTSYCGTLGKADLWFIRTFWDIETPKPIPPNFKYVGGLHCKPANQLPADMEEFVQSSGDAGVVVVSFGSMVNNFTTETADVIAVALGQIPQKVIWKYKGITPKTLMSNTKLYDWIPQNDLLGHPRTRAFVTHGGTNGLYEAVYHAVPLVGIPLFADQPDNVARLSRRGAAVVLDFNSMTSDMLRQALHDVINQPGSSIQHLSNVHRDQPVAPLSTAAFWVEFVMRHGGAPHLRLASRDLNWFQYHSLDVAAALLVVLMITGALCWAGVRCFLLRCRRGRREKND from the exons ATCAGCTCGCTCCGGCTGATGGCGGCCATGTGTTGGTGTTCCCAGGTGAGTATAGTCACTGGTTGAACATGCGGAACATCCTGGACGAGCTGGTGAGGAGGAACCACTCCGTCACCGTTTTAATTTCTGAAGCATCTCCGTCCGTCGACTACAACAACAGCCAATATGCCGCCAAGTTCAACTTCCTGGTTTACAAG GTTCCTTTTAGCAAATCTGAGCTACATGGTTTCACTGAAGAGTTAATTCACTTCTCCATTTTCGAGTGGCATCGTTCTTCGATGCTGAAAAAGTTTTTGTGGAGTCATGATTGGGCGACGCGTTCCATGGATCTCATAATCCGTCAGTGTGACTCCATGTTTAAGAATGAGCAGCTGATGGCGACTCTGCGGGACTCTGAGTTCGACGCTGTCCTGGTCGACCCAATGATGATTTGCGGTGACCTGGTGGCCGACATTCTCGACCTGCCACTCATCATCTCGATGCGTTTGTCGTTCGGGGGTGTCATGGAGCGACACTGCGGCCATGCGGTAGCTCCTCCTTCATACGTCCCTGCCGCTCCGCTGCCGTACAGTGACCACATGACGTTTGTGGAGAGACTGATCAACACAGTGAtgtatgtctctctgtctgtaatGACGGAGGCGTTGTGGAGGATAAAGCTGGATAAGTACTACACCGAGATCAAAG GAAGTCCCACCAGCTACTGTGGGACTCTGGGAAAAGCCGACTTGTGGTTCATCAGGACTTTCTGGGACATAGAGACGCCAAAGCCGATCCCGCCCAACTTCAAATATGTGGGCGGTCTGCACTGCAAACCGGCCAATCAGCTGCCAGCAGACATGGAGGAGTTTGTTCAGAGTTCGGGTGATGCTGGCGTGGTGGTGGTTTCCTTTGGCTCCATGGTAAACAACTTCACGACAGAAACTGCTGATGTCATCGCTGTTGCCCTCGGACAGATCCCGCAAAAA gTGATTTGGAAATACAAAGGAATAACACCAAAAACTTTGATGTCAAACACGAAACTTTACGACTGGATTCCTCAGAACGACCTGctag GTCACCCAAGGACCAGAGCGTTTGTGACTCATGGTGGCACCAACGGTTTGTATGAGGCCGTGTATCACGCCGTGCCATTGGTTGGAATCCCGCTGTTCGCAGATCAGCCAGATAACGTCGCCCGCCTCAGTCGCCGCGGCGCGGCTGTCGTCCTCGACTTCAACAGTATGACATCCGACATGCTGAGGCAGGCGCTGCATGATGTCATCAACCAGCCAGG GTCCAGCATTCAGCATCTGTCGAATGTGCATCGTGACCAGCCGGTGGCGCCACTGAGCACAGCCGCATTCTGGGTGGAGTTCGTGATGCGACACGGTGGCGCGCCACACCTGCGGCTCGCATCACGTGACCTGAACTGGTTCCAGTACCACAGCCTGGACGTCGCAGCTGCCCTGCTGGTTGTCTTGATGATCACCGGCGCCCTCTGCTGGGCGGGAGTCCGCTGCTTCCTGCTACGCTGCAGACGAGGACGACGAGAAAAGAACGACTAA
- the LOC117771322 gene encoding UDP-glucuronosyltransferase 2A1-like isoform X1 encodes MMQLFRPPLLFPAVLVLLHQLAPADGGHVLVFPGEYSHWLNMRNILDELVRRNHSVTVLISEASPSVDYNNSQYAAKFNFLVYKVPFSKSELHGFTEELIHFSIFEWHRSSMLKKFLWSHDWATRSMDLIIRQCDSMFKNEQLMATLRDSEFDAVLVDPMMICGDLVADILDLPLIISMRLSFGGVMERHCGHAVAPPSYVPAAPLPYSDHMTFVERLINTVMYVSLSVMTEALWRIKLDKYYTEIKGSPTSYCGTLGKADLWFIRTFWDIETPKPIPPNFKYVGGLHCKPANQLPADMEEFVQSSGDAGVVVVSFGSMVNNFTTETADVIAVALGQIPQKVIWKYKGITPKTLMSNTKLYDWIPQNDLLGHPRTRAFVTHGGTNGLYEAVYHAVPLVGIPLFADQPDNVARLSRRGAAVVLDFNSMTSDMLRQALHDVINQPGYKSSIQHLSNVHRDQPVAPLSTAAFWVEFVMRHGGAPHLRLASRDLNWFQYHSLDVAAALLVVLMITGALCWAGVRCFLLRCRRGRREKND; translated from the exons ATCAGCTCGCTCCGGCTGATGGCGGCCATGTGTTGGTGTTCCCAGGTGAGTATAGTCACTGGTTGAACATGCGGAACATCCTGGACGAGCTGGTGAGGAGGAACCACTCCGTCACCGTTTTAATTTCTGAAGCATCTCCGTCCGTCGACTACAACAACAGCCAATATGCCGCCAAGTTCAACTTCCTGGTTTACAAG GTTCCTTTTAGCAAATCTGAGCTACATGGTTTCACTGAAGAGTTAATTCACTTCTCCATTTTCGAGTGGCATCGTTCTTCGATGCTGAAAAAGTTTTTGTGGAGTCATGATTGGGCGACGCGTTCCATGGATCTCATAATCCGTCAGTGTGACTCCATGTTTAAGAATGAGCAGCTGATGGCGACTCTGCGGGACTCTGAGTTCGACGCTGTCCTGGTCGACCCAATGATGATTTGCGGTGACCTGGTGGCCGACATTCTCGACCTGCCACTCATCATCTCGATGCGTTTGTCGTTCGGGGGTGTCATGGAGCGACACTGCGGCCATGCGGTAGCTCCTCCTTCATACGTCCCTGCCGCTCCGCTGCCGTACAGTGACCACATGACGTTTGTGGAGAGACTGATCAACACAGTGAtgtatgtctctctgtctgtaatGACGGAGGCGTTGTGGAGGATAAAGCTGGATAAGTACTACACCGAGATCAAAG GAAGTCCCACCAGCTACTGTGGGACTCTGGGAAAAGCCGACTTGTGGTTCATCAGGACTTTCTGGGACATAGAGACGCCAAAGCCGATCCCGCCCAACTTCAAATATGTGGGCGGTCTGCACTGCAAACCGGCCAATCAGCTGCCAGCAGACATGGAGGAGTTTGTTCAGAGTTCGGGTGATGCTGGCGTGGTGGTGGTTTCCTTTGGCTCCATGGTAAACAACTTCACGACAGAAACTGCTGATGTCATCGCTGTTGCCCTCGGACAGATCCCGCAAAAA gTGATTTGGAAATACAAAGGAATAACACCAAAAACTTTGATGTCAAACACGAAACTTTACGACTGGATTCCTCAGAACGACCTGctag GTCACCCAAGGACCAGAGCGTTTGTGACTCATGGTGGCACCAACGGTTTGTATGAGGCCGTGTATCACGCCGTGCCATTGGTTGGAATCCCGCTGTTCGCAGATCAGCCAGATAACGTCGCCCGCCTCAGTCGCCGCGGCGCGGCTGTCGTCCTCGACTTCAACAGTATGACATCCGACATGCTGAGGCAGGCGCTGCATGATGTCATCAACCAGCCAGG CTACAAGTCCAGCATTCAGCATCTGTCGAATGTGCATCGTGACCAGCCGGTGGCGCCACTGAGCACAGCCGCATTCTGGGTGGAGTTCGTGATGCGACACGGTGGCGCGCCACACCTGCGGCTCGCATCACGTGACCTGAACTGGTTCCAGTACCACAGCCTGGACGTCGCAGCTGCCCTGCTGGTTGTCTTGATGATCACCGGCGCCCTCTGCTGGGCGGGAGTCCGCTGCTTCCTGCTACGCTGCAGACGAGGACGACGAGAAAAGAACGACTAA